One window of the Labeo rohita strain BAU-BD-2019 chromosome 9, IGBB_LRoh.1.0, whole genome shotgun sequence genome contains the following:
- the LOC127170995 gene encoding gastrula zinc finger protein XlCGF8.2DB yields the protein MKMAFIKEENEDITIEDAITVKQEDTKEQTDLIELKEESREQDETEQKYKFEKPHNIITDKFSHLQTKKKTSSQKRAQKTVPRSHCTCKQCGKSFSQNGHLKVHMRIHTGEKPFTCQQCGQSFDQKGAFTVHMRIHTGKSTFTCQQCGKSYSRKENLRYHMRIHTGEKPFICKHCGRSFTRRGSLESHVRIHTGVKPYICSQCGRSFTHRPTLNAHMRIHTGEKPYTCSHCGRSFDQLGNLNVHMRIHTGENPFSCQQCGKSFSRKGNLEVHMRIHTGESPYACQQCGLSFTQKGNLNIHMRLHTGEKPFTCQRCKKSFTYQRDLKRHLQIHSGKKLQGCPVRQELYKIEQF from the exons ATGAAGATGGcatttattaaagaggagaatGAAGACATTACAATTGAAGATGCAATCACAGTGAAACAAGAAGATACTaaggaacaaacag atcTGATTGAATTAAAAGAGGAGAGTCGAGAACAGGATGAAACGGAACAAAAATATAAGTTTGAGAAACCACATAATATTATAACTGATAAGTTTAGTCACTTACAGACTAAAAAAAAGACTTCCTCACAAAAAAGAGCTCAAAAGACAGTACCTAGAAGTCATTGCACCTGCAAAcaatgtggaaaaagtttcaGTCAAAATGGACACCTTAAagtccacatgagaattcacactggagagaagccctttacctgccaacagtgtggccAGAGTTTTGACCAAAAAGGTGCCTTTACagtccacatgagaattcacactggaaaGAGCACattcacctgccaacagtgtggaaagagttacAGCAGAAAAGAAAACCTTAGGtaccacatgagaattcacactggggAGAAGCCTTTCATCTGCAAACATTGTGGAAGAAGTTTCACTCGAAGGGGAAGTCTTGAAAGCCACGTGAGAATCCATACTGGAGTGAAGCCTTACATATGCTCCCAGTGTGGAAGGAGTTTTACACACAGACCAACTCTTAATGcgcacatgagaattcacactggagagaagccttacacGTGTTCTCATTGTGGAAGGAGTTTCGATCAACTTGGAAACCTTAAtgtccacatgagaattcacactggagagaaccCTTTCAGCTGCCAGCAGTGTGGTAAGAGTTTCAGCCGAAAAGGAAACCTTGAAGTccacatgaggattcacactggagaaagcCCTTAtgcctgccaacagtgtggattAAGTTTCACTCAAAAAGGAAACCTAAACATTCACATGAGacttcacactggagaaaagccatTCACGTGCCAACGGTGTAAAAAGAGTTTCACATATCAAAGAGACCTGAAACGCCATTTGCAAATCCATTCTGGGAAGAAATTGCAGGGTTGCCCAGTGCGGCAGGAGCTTTACAAAAtagaacaattttaa